A region from the Vulpes lagopus strain Blue_001 chromosome 5, ASM1834538v1, whole genome shotgun sequence genome encodes:
- the RNF41 gene encoding E3 ubiquitin-protein ligase NRDP1 produces MGYDVTRFQGDVDEDLICPICSGVLEEPVQAPHCEHAFCNACITQWFSQQQTCPVDRSVVTVAHLRPVPRIMRNMLSKLQIACDNAVFGCSAVVRLDNLMSHLSDCEHNPKRPVTCEQGCGLEMPKDELPNHNCIKHLRSVVQQQQTRIAELEKTSAEHKHQLAEQKRDIQLLKAYMRAIRSVNPNLQNLEETIEYNEILEWVNSLQPARVTRWGGMISTPDAVLQAVIKRSLVESGCPASIVNELIENAHERSWPQGLATLETRQMNRRYYENYVAKRIPGKQAVVVMACENQHMGDDMVQEPGLVMIFAHGVEEI; encoded by the exons ATGGGGTATGATGTAACCCGTTTCCAGGGGGATGTTGACGAAGACCTTATCTGTCCTATTTGCAGTGGAGTCTTGGAGGAGCCAGTCCAG GCACCTCATTGTGAGCATGCTTTTTGCAATGCCTGCATCACCCAGTGGTTCTCGCAGCAGCAGACGTGTCCGGTGGACCGGAGCGTTGTGACAGTCGCCCACTTGCGCCCAGTACCTCGGATCATGCGGAACATGTTGTCAAAGCTGCAGATTGCCTGCGACAACGCTGTGTTTGGCTGTAGTGCTGTTGTCCGGCTTGACAACCTCATGTCTCACCTCAGCGACTGTGAGCACAACCCCAAACGGCCTGTGACCTGTGAGCAGGGCTGCGG CCTGGAGATGCCAAAAGATGAGCTGCCAAACCACAACTGCATTAAGCACCTGCGCTCCGTGGTACAGCAGCAGCAGACACGCATCGCGGAGCTGGAGAAGACCTCAGCTGAGCACAAGCACCAGCTGGCAGAGCAG AAGCGAGATATCCAGCTGTTAAAGGCATACATGCGTGCAATCCGCAGTGTCAACCCCAACCTTCAGAACCTGGAGGAGACCATTGAATACAATGAGATCCTAGA GTGGGTGAACTCCCTGCAGCCAGCCAGAGTGACCCGCTGGGGAGGGATGATCTCAACCCCAGATGCTGTACTCCAGGCTGTAATCAAGCGCTCCCTGGTGGAGAGTGGCTGTCCTGCCTCTATTGTCAACGAGCTGATTGAAAATGCCCACGAGCGTAGCTGGCCCCAGGGTCTGGCCACCCTAGAGACCAGACAGATGAACCGGCGCTACTATGAGAACTACGTGGCCAAGCGTATCCCTGGCAAGCAGGCTGTTGTCGTGATGGCCTGTGAGAACCAGCACATGGGTGATGACATGGTGCAGGAACCAGGGCTTGTCATGATATTTGCGCACGGCGTGGAAGAGATATAG